From a region of the Streptomyces sp. NBC_00193 genome:
- a CDS encoding ferredoxin--NADP reductase: MSDTDASTKSRAAGVRSPAPAAAPGGAGGRLPVRVTDRIQETPEAVSLVLDAELPYRPGQFLTVRVPSPGGAGAEARCYSLAGSPHAGDPLRITVKRVPGGVGSGWLCQDVRIGDELEILPPAGTFTPPDLDQDLLLVAGGSGITPVLSIAKSALLAGRGHVALVYANRDPGSVIFRDELWGLAEEHPGRLTVVHWLETLQGLPTAPQLGPLVAPYANRETYLCGPAPLMDAAETAIRSAGGRGRAIHRERYFSLSGDVFAPAGANPGEAAPDPGGATAEVEFEGVWHTVGWGRQTPLLTALLAAGVPAPYSCREGACSACCCRVLEGEVKMVRNEVLAPEDLAEGYVLACQALPLGDRIRISYDG; this comes from the coding sequence ATGTCTGACACCGACGCCTCTACGAAGTCCCGCGCCGCGGGGGTACGGAGCCCGGCCCCGGCTGCCGCCCCGGGCGGAGCCGGCGGCAGGCTGCCGGTCCGCGTCACGGACCGGATCCAGGAGACCCCCGAGGCGGTCTCCCTCGTGCTCGACGCGGAACTCCCGTACCGCCCGGGACAGTTCCTGACCGTCCGGGTGCCCTCGCCGGGCGGGGCGGGCGCCGAGGCCCGCTGCTACTCCCTGGCCGGCTCCCCGCACGCGGGGGACCCGCTGCGCATCACCGTCAAACGGGTCCCCGGCGGCGTCGGCTCCGGCTGGCTGTGCCAGGACGTGCGCATCGGCGACGAGCTGGAGATCCTGCCCCCCGCCGGCACCTTCACCCCGCCCGACCTGGACCAGGACCTGCTGCTGGTGGCGGGGGGCAGCGGGATCACCCCGGTGCTGTCGATCGCGAAGTCGGCGCTCCTGGCCGGCCGGGGCCACGTCGCGCTCGTGTACGCCAACCGCGACCCCGGCTCGGTGATCTTCCGCGACGAGCTGTGGGGGCTCGCCGAGGAACACCCCGGGCGGCTCACCGTCGTGCACTGGCTGGAAACCCTCCAGGGACTGCCGACCGCCCCGCAGCTGGGCCCGCTCGTGGCCCCGTACGCGAACCGCGAGACCTACCTGTGCGGACCCGCTCCGCTGATGGACGCGGCGGAGACGGCGATTCGCTCCGCGGGCGGACGGGGGCGGGCGATCCACCGCGAGCGGTACTTCTCCCTCAGCGGGGACGTCTTCGCCCCGGCGGGGGCGAACCCGGGGGAGGCGGCCCCGGACCCGGGCGGCGCGACCGCCGAGGTGGAGTTCGAGGGGGTCTGGCACACCGTCGGCTGGGGACGGCAGACCCCACTGCTGACCGCGCTGCTCGCCGCGGGCGTCCCCGCCCCGTACTCCTGCCGGGAAGGCGCGTGCAGCGCCTGCTGCTGCCGGGTGCTGGAGGGCGAGGTCAAGATGGTCCGCAACGAGGTCCTGGCCCCCGAGGACCTGGCCGAGGGCTACGTCCTGGCCTGCCAGGCCCTGCCGCTCGGCGACCGCATCCGCATCAGCTACGACGGCTGA
- a CDS encoding IclR family transcriptional regulator yields MLDQFMEQVAETELAPLSLLEKAAKVLGAFEGPQPRLSLTEVVRRSGIPRSSAHRILDQLVQLRWLDREGRDYRMGMRMLELGALASHHNRLRRAALPLLHALHEQTGRVVHLSVLDGAEVVCLERIGGSEATTVPSRVGGRMPAYCTAAGKAILAFSDPAAVEHVLAQGLRPRTARTLIRPLALRSELAAVRERGVAYDREESFRGISCVAAPLRGAGRAVAAVSVSSCRGDRETARLAPAVLACARSVWRELYGPGRPGRAAAAPARDLEPAVSAQALDNMMGWLRFSEWM; encoded by the coding sequence GTGCTTGACCAGTTCATGGAGCAGGTCGCGGAGACCGAGCTCGCACCGCTTTCGCTGCTGGAGAAGGCCGCGAAAGTGCTGGGTGCCTTCGAAGGTCCACAGCCGCGGCTGTCGCTCACCGAGGTCGTGCGCCGCTCCGGAATCCCACGTTCTTCCGCCCACCGGATCCTCGACCAGCTGGTGCAGTTGCGCTGGCTGGACCGCGAGGGCCGGGACTACCGCATGGGCATGCGCATGCTGGAGCTGGGCGCGCTCGCCTCCCACCACAACCGGCTGCGCCGGGCCGCGCTGCCGCTGCTGCACGCGCTGCACGAGCAGACGGGCCGGGTCGTGCACCTGTCGGTGCTCGACGGGGCCGAGGTGGTGTGCCTGGAGCGGATCGGCGGCTCGGAGGCCACCACGGTGCCCTCGCGGGTCGGCGGCAGGATGCCGGCGTACTGCACGGCCGCCGGGAAGGCGATCCTCGCGTTCAGCGATCCCGCCGCGGTGGAGCACGTCCTCGCGCAGGGGCTGCGCCCGCGCACCGCGCGCACCCTGATCCGGCCGCTGGCGCTGCGTTCGGAGCTGGCGGCTGTCCGCGAGCGCGGGGTGGCGTACGACCGGGAGGAGAGCTTCCGGGGCATCTCCTGCGTGGCCGCTCCGCTGCGGGGCGCCGGGCGGGCCGTGGCCGCCGTGTCGGTGTCCTCCTGCCGGGGCGACCGGGAGACGGCCCGCCTGGCGCCGGCGGTACTGGCCTGCGCGCGGTCGGTATGGCGGGAGCTGTACGGGCCGGGCCGGCCGGGGCGGGCGGCTGCCGCGCCGGCGCGGGACCTGGAGCCGGCGGTCTCGGCGCAGGCGCTGGACAACATGATGGGGTGGCTGCGGTTCAGCGAGTGGATGTAG
- the hsaA gene encoding 3-hydroxy-9,10-secoandrosta-1,3,5(10)-triene-9,17-dione monooxygenase oxygenase subunit, which produces MSDEEVLAAVRALAPALRERSAEAESLRKVPEASIKELAATGFFRLLQPKAHGGYAADPALFYAAVKEIAKACGSTGWVASVVGVHPWHVALYDPRAQEEVWGQDRDTRICSSYAPTGKVTPVDGGFTLSGRWHFSSGCDHTDWALLGGLVADAEGRPVDMRTFLIPRSQYRIDEVWDTVGLRGSGSNDIVVEEVFVPEHRALSFGPVTALQVPGHRLNPEPLYRLPYASVFTTTISTPIVGIAEGAYEDYVAATRERFRISYGQQVAEDPFAQVRIARAASDIDASWLQLQRNVSELYALAERGEELPTPLRTRARRDQVLATERCVAAVDLLMENAGGSAMRTGPNPVQRAWRDVHTGRGHAANDPERALVLFGQGALGLDIQDTML; this is translated from the coding sequence ATGAGTGACGAAGAGGTCCTCGCAGCGGTCCGCGCCCTCGCCCCCGCCCTCCGCGAGCGCAGCGCAGAGGCCGAAAGCCTGCGCAAGGTCCCCGAGGCGAGCATCAAGGAACTCGCCGCCACCGGCTTCTTCCGGCTGCTCCAGCCCAAGGCCCACGGCGGGTACGCCGCCGACCCCGCCCTCTTCTACGCCGCCGTCAAGGAGATAGCCAAGGCCTGCGGCTCCACCGGCTGGGTCGCCTCCGTCGTCGGCGTCCACCCCTGGCACGTCGCCCTCTACGACCCCCGCGCCCAGGAAGAGGTCTGGGGCCAGGACCGCGACACGCGCATCTGCTCCTCCTACGCCCCCACCGGCAAGGTCACCCCGGTCGACGGAGGCTTCACCCTCAGCGGCCGCTGGCACTTCTCCTCCGGCTGCGACCACACCGACTGGGCCCTGCTCGGTGGACTGGTCGCCGACGCCGAAGGCCGCCCCGTCGACATGCGGACCTTCCTGATCCCGCGGTCCCAGTACCGCATCGACGAGGTCTGGGACACCGTCGGCCTGCGCGGCTCCGGCTCCAACGACATCGTCGTCGAAGAGGTGTTCGTCCCCGAACATCGCGCCCTCAGCTTCGGCCCCGTCACCGCCCTCCAGGTCCCCGGCCACCGCCTCAACCCCGAGCCGCTCTACCGGCTCCCCTACGCCTCCGTCTTCACCACCACCATCTCCACCCCCATCGTCGGCATCGCCGAAGGCGCCTACGAGGACTACGTCGCCGCGACCCGCGAACGCTTCCGCATCTCCTACGGCCAGCAGGTCGCCGAGGACCCCTTCGCCCAGGTCCGCATCGCCCGCGCCGCCAGCGACATCGACGCCTCCTGGCTCCAGCTCCAGCGCAACGTCTCCGAGCTCTACGCCCTCGCCGAACGCGGCGAGGAACTCCCCACACCGCTGCGCACCCGGGCCCGCCGCGACCAGGTGCTCGCCACCGAGCGCTGCGTCGCCGCCGTCGACCTCCTCATGGAGAACGCGGGCGGCAGCGCCATGCGCACCGGCCCCAACCCCGTCCAGCGCGCCTGGCGCGACGTCCACACCGGCCGCGGCCACGCCGCCAACGACCCGGAGCGGGCCCTGGTCCTGTTCGGACAGGGCGCCCTCGGCCTCGACATCCAGGACACGATGCTGTGA
- a CDS encoding ferredoxin, which translates to MTPVACGECAAVVLCEKFSPAHTQVQWTEEAGAVCPRIAAEVAAGRPSARVRSCEALRAGIEAAVLAGRLEVPADV; encoded by the coding sequence ATGACCCCCGTCGCGTGCGGGGAGTGCGCCGCCGTGGTGCTGTGCGAGAAGTTCAGCCCCGCCCACACCCAGGTCCAGTGGACCGAGGAGGCCGGAGCGGTCTGCCCGCGCATCGCGGCCGAGGTCGCGGCGGGCCGGCCCAGCGCCCGCGTCCGCTCCTGCGAGGCCCTGCGCGCGGGCATCGAGGCCGCCGTCCTGGCGGGCCGCCTGGAGGTGCCGGCCGATGTCTGA
- the hsaD gene encoding 4,5:9,10-diseco-3-hydroxy-5,9,17-trioxoandrosta-1(10),2-diene-4-oate hydrolase encodes MSAQGLTYENTSRTAKAGGMTLHYHEAGPADGPGGSGAPVVIMLHGGGPGASGWSNFGGNLPHFAARFRTLLVDQPCYGRSDKPEPDRDYFGFSANAVIALMDELGIERAHFIGNSLGGGTATRLVLDHPGRVDKLLLMGPGGISLNLFSADPTEGIKRLFEFSLAPEPTREQMRTFLTTLAHDPAIVTDALVEERYAQATDPEARLGNARMGASFAKWPEAAMLWREAHRISRPVLLTWGREDRVNPVDGAFLALKTIPDARLHVFPHCGHWAQTEAADEFNRLATDFFLH; translated from the coding sequence GTGAGCGCGCAGGGCCTGACGTACGAGAACACCTCCCGCACCGCCAAGGCCGGCGGGATGACCCTGCACTACCACGAGGCCGGCCCGGCCGACGGGCCCGGCGGATCCGGCGCCCCCGTCGTGATCATGCTGCACGGCGGCGGGCCCGGCGCCTCCGGCTGGTCCAACTTCGGCGGCAACCTGCCCCACTTCGCCGCACGCTTCCGCACCCTGCTCGTCGACCAGCCCTGCTACGGCCGCTCCGACAAGCCGGAACCCGACCGCGACTACTTCGGCTTCAGCGCGAACGCCGTCATCGCCCTCATGGACGAACTCGGCATCGAGCGGGCGCACTTCATCGGCAACTCCCTCGGCGGAGGCACCGCCACCCGGCTCGTCCTGGACCACCCCGGACGCGTGGACAAGCTCCTGCTCATGGGCCCCGGCGGGATCTCGCTCAACCTCTTCTCCGCCGACCCCACCGAAGGCATCAAGCGGCTCTTCGAGTTCAGCCTCGCCCCCGAGCCCACCCGCGAGCAGATGCGGACCTTCCTCACCACCCTCGCCCACGACCCGGCGATCGTCACCGACGCCCTCGTCGAGGAGCGCTACGCCCAGGCCACCGACCCCGAAGCCAGGCTCGGAAACGCCCGCATGGGCGCCTCCTTCGCCAAGTGGCCCGAGGCCGCCATGCTCTGGCGCGAAGCGCACCGCATCAGCCGCCCGGTCCTGTTGACCTGGGGCCGCGAGGACCGCGTCAACCCGGTCGACGGCGCCTTCCTCGCGCTGAAGACCATCCCCGACGCCCGTCTGCACGTCTTCCCGCACTGCGGGCACTGGGCGCAGACCGAGGCCGCCGACGAGTTCAACCGCCTCGCCACCGACTTCTTCCTGCACTGA